tatgcctagacggttgcttgttttttacttgttttgttgtaaagagattatctgattaatatagaattttttatattcctatacttatttgttgcagttttttatacactaatattgtctaaaataactaaaatactaaaataccttttttagtttgcggtgttagatttttggctgcatttgaagttctttttcgcttaagaaattaaataatattactgtcaaattcatgtcagataataaaaatactgtaataaaccatgtatttgttcatgttttatcaagggataagtctggagcacaccataaattaattctagaaatttacacagggctagtagtatatacagctgtatatacagatacacacccaggtatcggatcagtactcggtatcggccgataccctgagcccaggtatcggaatcggtatcgggaagagaaaaagggtatcggaacatctctacttttttcccctcacagGACAGCAATACTACAAAAAACATGGTCGTTTACAATATGATGTCATTTTGTAAATTAAACTACCCAACAGTAGGCTATAAAGTACTTAATGTAACAACATTCAACCTATTCAGAAGTAAAATGCAACAGTATATATAAagggtgctggtcatataattagaatatcatcaaaaagctgATTTATTTCAAGAATTCAACTTAACAGGTgaaactaatatattatatagactcattacatgcaaagtgagatatttcaagcctttatttgttataattttgatgattatggctTACAGCTTATGAAACCCACGAAATCAAAATcccagaaaattagaatattacataaAATCACACAGTAATTACACAGTAATACCATGTTCATTGAACCAGGTTTTGGTtcctttggcagtgtgggcaggtgcaaatcctgctggaaaatgaaggaagcatgaagtgctctgaaAATGTCCTGGTAGACGGCTGCGTTGACTCTGGATTTAATAAAGCACGGTGGATCAAAGTCCTCTTTTCTGATGAGAGCAAATTTTGCAtctcatttggaaaccaaggtcccagagtctggaggaagaatggagaggcacacaatccaagatgcttgaagtccagtgtgaagtttccacagtcagtgatggtttgaggTGACATGTCATCTgccggtgttggtccactgtgttttctgaggtccaaggtcaacgcagccgtataccaggaattttcagagcacttcatgcttcctgctgctgaccaactatatggagatgcagatttcattttccaacaggacttggcacctgcacacagtgccaaagcttccagtacctggattaaggaccatggtatccgtTCTTAATTggtcagcaaactcgcctgaccttaaccctattgaaaatctatggggtattgtgaagaggaagatgtgatgtgccagacccaagaatacagaagagctgaaggccactatcagagcaacctgggctctcataacacctgagcagtgccacagactgatcgactccatgccacaccacattgctgcagtaattcaggcaaaaggagccccaactaagtattgagtgctgaacatgctcatacttttcagttggccagcatttctaaaaatcctttttttgtattggtcttaagtaatattcaaattttctgagatactgaatttgggatttttgggagttgtcagttataatcatcaaaattaaaagaaataaacatttgaaatatatctgtctgtgtgtaatgaatgaatataatatacaagtttcactttttgaatggaattactgaaataaactttttcatgatattctaattatatgaccagcacctgtatatacatatatgtgtgtgtgtttgtgtgtatatatatggttTTGCATCAATATTACTGCTAtgttgcattttacttatttacttttacTCTTGATGCATAAGAGTATGCAAAATTACACATTTACTTAAGTaaggttttaaatatgaaaagttTTTCCCCAATGTGGTACACaaatttctcttttccttctttcCCCAATTAAGAACAGACCCCTGTACTGCAGAATAAACCTGAACGTTCCAGTGCTGGAcaggtttttttaatgaaatggaaGACACTCGACCTGATTTTCGGCTGAGCAGGGAGGCCCTGAGAGTGCTGCTGGACCTGTTGAGAAGTGACCGGCAACACGGATGGGGTTCCACAATAGAGACCCTGATATTTCTTTTCTGGCTGGCGTGTGGTACATCATACAGGGTCGTCTTCAGAGCATTTGACATGCCTCGTTCCACTGTCCACCGCCTTGTCCACCGGGTCGCTGAGGAGGTGGTGGCCATCCGCCACCAAGTCATTCACCTCCCAAACACCCCAGAAGACCTGGAGGCAGTTTGCCGTGGGTTTGCAGGGCTGGCAAGACACCGGGCTTTCTTGAAAGGTGCAGGAGCAATCGATGGCTGCCATGTCCGCATCAAGCCTCCAAATATTAAACGCaatctgttaaaaaatatatatttattccttAATTCCATTTCAGGTCATAACAGCCTGTGCCATCCTCCATAACATCTGCCTTGGGGTCGGTGACATCATGGCCCTGGAGGATGATGCAGAGGATGAGGGGGAGCACGGTTTGGAGACGGTCAGTGGTGCTCCCTGGCGTGACCAGCTGTCTGCAGAGGTGTCTGCCCTGGAGGAGGTGCCAATTGACCATGACTATTTGTAACAGGCAAGTAAGAGAATTGTAAAGTTACAATGCATAaggaaaaatatttaatgttgttgttgttgtatgtcaaaatattttattttaatattaaaatatttaatattttatgtatgctgaattttttttatcccTCTTTCTGAAAATATCTCAGTGAGATGGCAGCCGTTGATTGAGTCAGCCCTGCAAACCTGTTGAAATACAATGCAGAGGACAGTGGAAAGATGCACTCAAACACTCTGGAGACCATCCCAGATGATGTCCCACCAGCAGGAGGCTTTACCAGGGTCTCTATTGTGGAGCTCATCCCAGTCCAGCAGCACCATCACAGTCTCCCTGTTCAGCTGAAagtgtccatttttttttcaatctgatTTATGTACCATTAATTTGAATTGTTTTCCTGTtgttgtaaatatttgtaaagtacttaatcattttcattttacatgctaaaaaaacatgtatacaagtcaagaacaattattttatttccaaatgtatttttttttcaattccatATGTAAAAcgtattataaaaataaacaatgtacAATAAAAGTTACAAATAACTTAAATTCCATATAGGTTTTAACTTAACACAAACAGTGTACAGAAATTActttttcatgtaaaaataagTGACAAAAAACATAAATACCAAAActgattcaaacaaatgtaaatatttttttttttcgaccATTCTCTCCAGGAGAGCAAACAGTCTGTCCATTCTCTCCCTGCTCTCTTGTGCTCTCCTCTCCTCTGTTTCCCTCTGAAACCTCATGTCCTCCCTAATTAGCTCAAGGAGCTCGTCATGGCCCCTTTTTCTGGCTGCTGAGGATGTCGGGGCGGCTGAGGttgtctgcttttttttttttaagttgtcccatttttttcttttggtcTGCAAGGGAGTGACCTTCCCCAGCAGGTCCATTTTCTCCAGAATTTTcctaaaaaaggagaaaaaaggaaagaattataaaaaattttaagACAGGGTTGCAATCCTAACATTAGAAAAAATCACACAGCAGtacatgcatacaaaatactCCTGGATTATATTCCTGGATCCTCAAGTTTGCTTAACACGTTTATATACAAAAAACTACATAAGAGAAAGACCATTGCCTTAACTAGTTGTCTCATTGCTGTGGGCTTTGTATAGGGTGAGAGCTAATTTTTGCATACAAGAGGCAGCTAGTGGAAATATTACAAATGGTTAATGCCTTTTAATGACTTTGACTTTTACTTTGAGTTTTTGGCCCCTGTAAATAATCATGTTCGGCCCTTAAACAAATAAAGTCAGCCGTCTGCTCCTTGGTTCCTGAAACAAAAAGAATTACAACAGGTTTTGCCTCAGACCACCTGATAAATGAAGCTGCAGTTTTTTAGTTTAAGTTCAGGTTTTTTAAGAAACACCCCTGAGTTTTAACACTTGTTTCACTAGCTATTTCAGGTATATTAAACAATGTATTGCAGACACACAAGATATGTTTTTCAGGGATTTTTATCTACCACATTTCAGATGGATTTGTGCTCCTGTTTTATTTACTTGAATATATCCTCCTTGAAATtcactgcaaaaaatattttcttacgtaatattttgtcttgtttctagTTAAAACATCTGAAAATTCTTAAAATCAAGAAGCATTTAGCCTACTAGACAAGTAAAACATTTCTTGTTTTGGGGGAAAAAAGGTGAGTATTGTTTTAAGCAATAAAATAATCTGATAATGGGTTAAGCAAAATAATCTTAAATCAAactgaaaacaagattatttttcttgtttattttttttctaagattatttttcttgttaacaagattatttttcatatataacaAGATTATATATAAACTAGAACAAAACCAAACAACTAAGCAAGAAAagcattttgattttaaatttagTATTTGCTTCATTTAACTCAGTTGATTGTTTTCACACAGGGGGTTCAGTGCTTGGTCCATATTCATGCTTTTAACACTTGTTTCGCtagctattttaataaattaaaacacaatACTTACATTTATAAGTGAATTCCTCAGCCACGACACTACTGACACCCGACATTTTTTTGGAATAAACTTGCGTGAAGTTGCGTcgtcaccgtttatatactggtCGTCCGCGGCGCGCTATGAATTCTGGGCAAGGGTAGGCCACGAAGTGTCCATTTTTGTATCCTTCGTTTGTCAGAGAAAGGAAGTGCGCATTTGGCGGTGCATTTGAATGACATACCAAACTGGAGCAGCCTTCGTCGCGCCGCGGTGACGCAATCGGCCTTCGAAGCGTGCAGAGTTTGAATTGGGACAGCCTTCTTAGCACTGCTGTGACGCAATCTGCCTTCAAACGCGGCCTTCGAAGCGTGCGTGTTTGAATTGGGACAGTCTTCGTCGTGCAGCTGTGACGCAATCGGCCTTCAAACGCGGCCAATCAGTCTTCAAATACGGCCTTCAAAGGATGCAGTCTTCAAATTGGGACACAGCTAtagtgtcacgctgtctagtctctgtttccctgggtgtccactagtgggctcacttccccttaggcactttaCCGTAGGCACTAGagttccactagtcttgtcctttcatcacagtaattgcactcctgctaattgcaccaggtgccttcacttaattgtctttagcctccctatatttacccgtcttttcatgttgtctgtatggagtcctttcctttcgtATCCCAGTCTTCTCGTTCTCCAAGACCCCTCGTTTTCAGAGTTCCCGTTCCATTTCCTTTtctgttccttcttttgtttgtttgtttttggactgctttctggttttgaccctggcttgttttcattacgttttggattaccacaataataaatcatacctgcaattggatcgatctttctccctgtgtcttactggaACGCGGTCATCACACATAGTgacaacagccaatcacattatTTTTCTGGTGTTGCATGAACACCATTGGCTAGCATCTGCACCAGGGTATTTGCATAAggtgatctgattggctgacacgCTTGAAAAGTTGAAAAATTGCGAGCAACAGACCAAACGCAAATCAACAGACCCGCAATTCATTTCAGCAAGCCTTGATGTCACTCCATTCAAAGTAAATGAGAGGCGTTGACGACCACACCCACGTAAATGGGGCATAAATCTCGTGACCaaagacttgagacttgactcagactccaggTTAAAGACTTGTGAACATTTCTGCTAGATACATTTGAAAGTCCTGTTATATTGCTACTCTGTAAGGTCGTCACAGGTATTAAAACGCAGAACATATTAAAGCATCTTTAGTAtttccatgttttctacaaaacaaaaacgGAAATCGAGGAGTTATGACCACATTGGTAGGTGACACAATGACACCACTGACACACGTCACTGGTAAAACTGGtaaatttctctggatttaaacattcttcaaaacatttgggataatgcaAGTAAACAAGTCAGCAAAATATGTTCTTAGGTAACACTtttctagtggtttttggatattttaatttaattaaatcgcGCCGTTAATCGACTCATTATGTGCATattaattaatatcaataatttgaaattaatttaaatgattaatcggcacattatgtaattaattagatgtaaaaaaaatcacttgaCAGAcctatttaaaacataaataccCCCCGATTGAAACTGAAAACTCATATAAAACTAAATCATAAACATTGTCCTATTCAttaacaatttaaacaaaaacaattttgagagttgtcatgattgaaATGTTAACCATCAACTTTTATTTGTTGGTGGCAGGTTAAAAACCAATGTAAAATGTACAGACTGGCACTCAAATACTTTTCTCCCAtgactaattttttttaaattttttttacatgtttccgTCTCTTGAAAATCACTCTACATTCTCGCCATTTTCTTGAAGCAAATCCATATGAAACCAACTTTACTTGATCTTTCATAAtttaataaagagaaaataatggtTCTGTTAATCACAGGTGCAATGAGCAAGGCATGGAGGAGTTGAGattacaaatgtattattttggttAACATAGATAGTGATGGCACACTTCTCTCCAGTTATTACATGATGCATAAGGTTTTTTCCTGTCTGATGAAATTATTCTACAAAGACAACATCCAAAATTTCTATCTTGAACTGAATCTTCACGTTGATTAAGGCTTACTTTACGtccgaaactctttccacattaaTCACACGTGAACAGCTTCTATTGAGTGTGAGCGATCATGTGACTCTTAAGAGCTTCTTTTCGTgagaagctctttccacactgttgacaTGGATAAGTGTGAATTGACATGTGGCTTGTAAGGTAACATTTGTtactgaaactctttccacactgggAGCATGTGTAAgccttctctccagtgtgaactctcatgtgagtcTTGAAGCATGCTTTATTACTAAAAATCTTTCCACACTGATGACATACATAGCTGTTCTCTCCTGAGTGATTTTTCATGTGAGAATTTAGGGTTTCTTTAtatgtgaaactctttccacactgatcacatgtgaatggcttttctccagtgtgaattctcatgtgatttaaaatgctccatttttgagtgaaatgttttccacactgttggcaggtgtaaggcttctctccattATGACTTCTCGTGTGGCTTGTAAGGCTCCCTTTGTgcctgaaactctttccacactgagggcataagaaaggcttttctccagtgtggattctcATGTGTTCTTCAAGGGCTTTTTTCCCACGGCAATACCTTCCACACTGAAGGCAGGTGTTAGATTTGATCTTCTGTGCTCTTTTTCTTGAGGATTTCTTTGAAGTCTTTATGGGTTTATCCTTCTCCTCTATCTCATTCAGTTCTCGTCTCTCCTCTTTCAGTGACATCAGGTCTAcagtggggaaaaaataaaatgcatgtcaacttcacactgtaaaaagtgacagtaacatactgttttcCATTAAAATTGTACTATACTGTAAAAGAAACCATGGCATTCTGGGAAATCTTTGCCATTTTCAtgtattgtatttaaattgttGTAAGGAAACCAGTAAATTTTGGTCAAAAGAAATTATTGTATTTATAGTGAATTTTGACAAATATTGTGTCTCATTTACTAATATCTGCAAAGATTGATTTGTATTTGTACACACAGGTTTACTTCTCACGAAAAATCATCTAATTCacaacatatttaattaa
The DNA window shown above is from Carassius carassius chromosome 26, fCarCar2.1, whole genome shotgun sequence and carries:
- the LOC132106148 gene encoding gastrula zinc finger protein XlCGF49.1-like, whose translation is MSLKEERRELNEIEEKDKPIKTSKKSSRKRAQKIKSNTCLQCGRYCRGKKALEEHMRIHTGEKPFLCPQCGKSFRHKGSLTSHTRSHNGEKPYTCQQCGKHFTQKWSILNHMRIHTGEKPFTCDQCGKSFTYKETLNSHMKNHSGENSYVCHQCGKIFSNKACFKTHMRVHTGEKAYTCSQCGKSFSNKCYLTSHMSIHTYPCQQCGKSFSRKEALKSHMIAHTQ